The following coding sequences are from one Armatimonadota bacterium window:
- a CDS encoding methyltransferase domain-containing protein — translation MRAPPYRTTQEFLDTPGQDPRELAGLLAAVRRTNRWYGGYRLVLGFLREVLPVLPRRPVRILDVATASGDVPRAIALWARRQRVAVSIAALDASAAILDHARRILRDAPEVVVIQADARAMPFADRSVDVVLCGLALHHFSFDDAVAVLRDIRRVTAGAYLVHDVLRCWGAYAGAWLDTHLVGRNRLARHDGPLSVLRSFTLDEFHQLARAAGLDGVQLRTSPLFRVALVGRPEVAP, via the coding sequence ATGCGCGCGCCGCCCTACCGCACGACCCAGGAGTTCCTGGACACGCCCGGGCAGGATCCCCGCGAGCTGGCCGGTCTGCTCGCGGCCGTGCGGAGGACCAACCGGTGGTACGGAGGCTACCGCCTGGTGCTGGGCTTCCTCCGGGAGGTTCTGCCGGTCCTTCCCCGCAGGCCTGTGCGCATCCTGGACGTGGCCACGGCCAGCGGTGACGTGCCCCGGGCCATCGCCCTGTGGGCGCGCCGCCAGAGGGTGGCGGTCTCGATCGCAGCCCTGGACGCCAGCGCCGCCATCCTGGATCACGCCCGGCGGATCCTCCGGGATGCGCCGGAGGTCGTCGTGATTCAAGCCGACGCGCGGGCGATGCCCTTCGCCGACCGCAGCGTCGACGTCGTCCTGTGCGGCCTGGCCCTGCACCACTTCTCGTTCGATGACGCGGTGGCCGTCCTGCGGGACATCCGGCGCGTGACGGCGGGAGCCTACCTCGTCCACGACGTCCTGCGGTGCTGGGGCGCCTACGCAGGCGCCTGGCTGGACACCCACCTGGTGGGCCGCAACCGGCTGGCCCGGCACGACGGCCCGCTGTCGGTGCTGCGCTCGTTTACCCTGGACGAGTTCCACCAGCTGGCCCGGGCCGCCGGGCTGGACGGCGTGCAGCTCCGCACCTCCCCGCTGTTCCGGGTTGCCCTGGTGGGCCGGCCGGAGGTGGCCCCGTGA